In Salmonella enterica subsp. enterica serovar Typhimurium str. LT2, a single window of DNA contains:
- the mog gene encoding putative molybdochetalase (molybdopterine biosynthesis; similar to E. coli required for the efficient incorporation of molybdate into molybdoproteins (AAC73120.1); Blastp hit to AAC73120.1 (195 aa), 91% identity in aa 1 - 192) → MDTLRIGLVSISDRASSGVYQDKGIPALEEWLASALTTPFEVQRRLIPDEQEIIEQTLCELVDEMSCHLVLTTGGTGPARRDVTPDATLAIADREMPGFGEQMRQISLRFVPTAILSRQVGVIRKQALILNLPGQPKSIKETLEGVKADDGSVSVPGIFASVPYCIQLLDGPYVETAPEVVAAFRPKSARRENMSD, encoded by the coding sequence ATGGATACCTTACGTATTGGCTTAGTTTCTATCTCCGACCGCGCTTCAAGCGGCGTTTACCAGGATAAAGGCATTCCTGCGCTTGAGGAGTGGCTCGCTTCTGCGCTGACCACGCCTTTCGAGGTCCAACGGCGCTTAATTCCTGATGAACAGGAAATTATCGAGCAAACGTTGTGTGAACTGGTCGATGAGATGAGCTGTCATCTGGTGCTGACCACTGGCGGTACCGGTCCGGCGCGTCGCGACGTCACGCCGGACGCGACCCTTGCCATCGCCGACCGTGAAATGCCAGGTTTTGGCGAGCAGATGCGCCAGATCAGCCTGCGCTTTGTGCCGACCGCCATTCTTTCCCGCCAGGTGGGCGTTATCCGTAAACAGGCGTTAATTCTTAATCTGCCTGGACAGCCAAAATCGATCAAAGAAACGCTGGAAGGCGTAAAAGCGGACGATGGCAGCGTTAGCGTGCCGGGCATTTTTGCGAGCGTGCCGTATTGCATACAGCTGCTTGACGGGCCGTATGTCGAAACCGCGCCGGAAGTGGTTGCCGCTTTCCGTCCAAAGAGCGCCAGACGTGAGAATATGTCGGACTGA
- the htgA gene encoding positive sigma H regulator (functions on sigma 32 promoters permitting growth at high temperature; similar to E. coli putative oxidoreductase (AAC73122.1); Blastp hit to AAC73122.1 (237 aa), 87% identity in aa 1 - 236) produces the protein MNVTYLHDEDLDFLQHCSEEQLADFARLLTHNEKGKARLSSVLSHNELFKAMEGHPEQHRRNWQLIAGEFQHYGGDSIANKLRGHGKQYRAILLDVAKRLKLKADKSMSTFEIEQQLLEHFLRHTWQKMDAAHKQEFLQAVDAKVSELEELLPLLMKDRSLAKGVSHLLSTQLTRILRTHAAMSILGHGLLRGAGLGGPVGAALNGVKAMSGSAYRVTIPAVLQIACLRRMMAAVQA, from the coding sequence TAGCGAAGAACAACTCGCCGATTTCGCCCGTTTGCTGACGCATAACGAAAAGGGCAAAGCTCGCTTGTCGAGCGTTCTTAGCCATAACGAGCTGTTCAAAGCGATGGAAGGTCACCCGGAGCAACACCGCCGTAACTGGCAGCTCATTGCCGGCGAGTTTCAGCATTACGGCGGCGACAGTATCGCCAACAAATTGCGCGGACACGGAAAACAGTACCGCGCGATTCTGCTGGATGTCGCAAAACGGCTAAAACTCAAAGCAGATAAAAGCATGTCGACGTTTGAAATAGAACAGCAACTGCTGGAGCATTTTTTACGTCATACCTGGCAGAAGATGGACGCGGCGCATAAGCAGGAATTTCTGCAAGCCGTAGACGCCAAAGTTTCTGAACTGGAAGAACTGCTGCCGCTGCTCATGAAAGATCGCAGTCTGGCAAAAGGGGTCTCCCACCTGCTTTCCACCCAGCTTACCCGCATTTTGCGTACCCATGCCGCAATGAGCATCCTGGGCCACGGATTGCTGCGCGGCGCAGGTCTTGGCGGCCCGGTCGGCGCGGCGTTAAACGGCGTCAAAGCGATGAGCGGCAGCGCGTATCGCGTGACTATTCCGGCGGTCTTGCAAATAGCCTGCCTGCGACGAATGATGGCAGCCGTTCAGGCGTGA
- the talB gene encoding transaldolase B (similar to E. coli transaldolase B (AAC73119.1); Blastp hit to AAC73119.1 (317 aa), 94% identity in aa 1 - 317), with translation MTDKLTSLRQFTTVVADTGDIAAMKLYQPQDATTNPSLILNAAQIPEYRKLIDDAVAWAKQQSSDRAQQVVDATDKLAVNIGLEILKLVPGRISTEVDARLSYDTEASIAKAKRIIKLYNDAGISNDRILIKLASTWQGIRAAEQLEKEGINCNLTLLFSFAQARACAEAGVYLISPFVGRILDWYKANTDKKDYAPAEDPGVVSVTEIYEYYKQHGYETVVMGASFRNVGEILELAGCDRLTIAPALLKELAESEGAIERKLSFSGEVKARPERITEAEFLWQHHQDPMAVDKLADGIRKFAVDQEKLEKMIGDLL, from the coding sequence ATGACGGACAAATTGACCTCCCTTCGTCAGTTCACCACCGTAGTGGCTGATACCGGAGATATCGCGGCAATGAAACTGTATCAGCCGCAGGATGCTACAACTAACCCTTCTCTCATTCTTAACGCAGCGCAAATCCCGGAATATCGTAAGCTGATTGACGATGCTGTCGCCTGGGCGAAACAGCAGAGCAGCGACCGCGCGCAGCAGGTTGTTGACGCGACCGATAAGCTGGCGGTGAATATTGGCCTGGAGATCCTGAAGCTGGTGCCGGGGCGTATTTCTACCGAAGTTGACGCGCGTCTGTCTTATGACACTGAAGCGTCTATCGCCAAAGCAAAACGTATCATTAAACTCTACAATGATGCGGGTATCAGCAACGATCGTATCCTGATCAAGCTGGCGTCCACCTGGCAGGGCATTCGTGCAGCCGAACAGCTGGAAAAAGAAGGCATCAACTGTAACCTGACGCTGCTGTTCTCCTTCGCGCAGGCGCGTGCGTGCGCCGAAGCGGGCGTCTACCTGATCTCGCCGTTCGTAGGTCGTATTCTTGACTGGTATAAAGCCAATACCGACAAGAAAGACTATGCGCCAGCTGAAGATCCGGGCGTGGTTTCCGTAACGGAAATCTACGAGTACTACAAACAGCATGGTTACGAAACCGTCGTTATGGGCGCAAGCTTCCGTAACGTAGGCGAAATTCTGGAGCTGGCGGGCTGCGACCGTCTGACTATCGCGCCGGCATTGCTGAAAGAACTGGCGGAAAGCGAAGGGGCGATTGAGCGTAAGCTCTCTTTCTCCGGCGAAGTCAAAGCGCGCCCGGAACGCATTACCGAAGCCGAGTTCCTGTGGCAGCATCACCAGGACCCCATGGCGGTTGACAAACTGGCGGATGGTATCCGTAAGTTTGCGGTAGACCAGGAAAAACTGGAAAAAATGATCGGCGATCTGCTGTAA
- the yaaH gene encoding putative regulatory protein (similar to E. coli orf, hypothetical protein (AAC73121.1); Blastp hit to AAC73121.1 (188 aa), 90% identity in aa 1 - 188) has product MGNTKLANPAPLGLMGFGMTTILLNLHNAGFFALDGIILAMGIFYGGIAQIFAGLLEYKKGNTFGLTAFTSYGSFWLTLVAILLMPKMGLTDAPDAQLLGAYLGLWGVFTLFMFFGTLKAARALQFVFLSLTVLFALLAVGNITGNEATIHIAGWVGLVCGASAIYLAMGEVLNEQFGRTILPIGEAH; this is encoded by the coding sequence ATGGGCAACACTAAGTTGGCTAATCCGGCACCGCTGGGCCTGATGGGCTTCGGCATGACCACCATTCTGCTTAACCTGCACAATGCCGGTTTTTTCGCCCTGGACGGTATTATTCTGGCGATGGGGATTTTCTACGGCGGTATCGCGCAAATTTTTGCCGGTCTGCTGGAGTACAAAAAAGGCAATACCTTTGGTTTAACGGCCTTTACCTCTTACGGTTCGTTCTGGCTGACGCTGGTCGCTATCCTGCTGATGCCGAAAATGGGTCTGACGGATGCGCCTGACGCTCAGCTACTCGGCGCTTATTTAGGTCTGTGGGGCGTGTTCACGCTGTTTATGTTCTTCGGTACGCTGAAAGCCGCCCGCGCGCTGCAATTTGTTTTCCTGAGCCTGACCGTACTGTTCGCTCTGCTGGCGGTCGGCAATATCACCGGTAACGAAGCAACTATCCATATCGCAGGCTGGGTTGGTCTGGTTTGCGGCGCCAGCGCTATTTATCTGGCGATGGGTGAAGTGCTAAACGAGCAATTTGGCCGCACTATTCTGCCAATCGGCGAGGCGCACTAA